The Plasmodium brasilianum strain Bolivian I chromosome 14, whole genome shotgun sequence genome contains a region encoding:
- a CDS encoding periodic tryptophan protein 1: MDEEGAENESMYNIVQEKKNKKIKKKKLKKEKNVKVNDIVSCIAFLSKDEKKIGSKKDLWSEEDESSSIRGKNKSKKKRKKKSYVSESNEYIELENVFNDEHEYRKVITEDSIIANDKKYIYEDELHLETDDVLILNGKIYSDVGTLETHIFNYDEDIFNIYDDAIIDNYPLCLQIINTCSYYKNKNIVAIGTLNKDIGLWDVHNIQELEALSYLGNKDSNESGRKKGGDTKDGSKRCGVDKNGRKKRSRLYEDIQDDKLHGHSDCVTCLNLSKLTPNLLCSGSKDCSIILWDLSMLSPLHSFNFHNKKINNISFHTTDRNILLSTSSDKTIKIFDIRKNTVALSIPFDKTPESTIWSIWDDSIIFSSDVKGYINKVDIRQVTSSSKSVPFNRAKNNIVQFKAFNKSCVALLSPIIDYKNLILAGSEDGIVKVFDFSIFTEREQPHCVYTKNMDRNLFCMQNNEDWPNVVFLGCDQLYDWDLKSCNEIRKYFKM, translated from the exons ATGGACGAGGAGGGAGCAGAAAATGAAAGTATGTACAATATTGtccaagaaaaaaaaaataaaaaaataaaaaaaaaaaaattgaaaaaagagaagaatgTTAAGGTAAACGATATTGTAAGCTGCATTGCCTTTTTATCAAAAGATGAGAAGAAGATAGGAAGTAAAAAGGACCTGTGGAG CGAGGAGGACGAGTCTAGCTCAATCCGCGGAAAGAACAAATcaaagaagaaaaggaaaaaaaagagctaCGTATCGGAATCAAACGAATATATAGAGTTAGAAAACGTATTTAATGACGAACATGAATATCGAAAGGTGATAACTGAAGACAGCATTATAGCAAAtgataaaaagtatatatatgaagatGAGTTGCATTTAGAAACAGATGATGTTCTAATATTGAACGGTAAAATATATAGCGATGTAGGTACTCTAGAAACACACATCTTTAATTATGATgaagatatatttaatatatatgatgatgCAATAATAGATAACTACCCCTTATGTttacaaattataaacaCGTGTtcctattataaaaataagaatattgtAGCTATAGGTACtttaaataaagatatagGTCTATGGGatgtacataatattcaGGAGTTGGAGGCTTTGAGCTATTTAGGCAATAAGGACAGTAACGAGAGTGGTAGAAAAAAAGGCGGAGATACAAAAGATGGAAGTAAACGCTGCGGCGTTGATAAAAACGGacggaaaaaaagaagcagaCTATATGAGGACATACAAGATGATAAGTTACATGGTCATAGTGACTGCGTAACTTGCTTGaatttatcaaaattaaCACCAAATTTGTTATGCAGTGGTTCGAAAGATTGCTCCATAATACTGTGGGATCTGTCTATGCTTAGTCCTTTACATTCTTTTAACTttcataacaaaaaaattaataatatttcttttcataCAACTGATAGAAACATATTGCTCTCTACCTCCTCTGataaaactataaaaatattcgaTATACGAAAGAATACAGTAGCATTAAGCATTCCGTTTGACAAAACCCCAGAATCAACTATATGGAGTATATGGGATGAcagtataatattttcttctgaTGTTAAGGGGTATATAAATAAGGTAGATATACGTCAAGTTACATCATCATCAAAATCAGTACCATTTAATCGtgctaaaaataatattgtcCAGTTCAAGGCATTTAACAAATCGTGTGTTGCGTTACTGAGCCCTATTATAGATTACAAGAATTTGATATTGGCAGGATCAGAAGATGGAATTGTTAAGGTTTTCGACTTTAGCATCTTTACAGAAAGAGAACAGCCGCATTGTGTTTATACAAAGAACATGGACAGG aatttattttgtatgcAGAATAATGAAGATTGGCCAAATGTCGTATTCTTAGGATGTGATCAATTATATGATTGGGATTTAAAATCTTGTAATGagataagaaaatattttaaaatgtga